In one Streptomyces sp. T12 genomic region, the following are encoded:
- a CDS encoding DUF5701 family protein gives MTDSSSHATVTSLPPLTTQAERLIELGVHELAGIPADELRTFAQDAGGGGGDTLLAVHPDRAPASALAPLLRHDGKPGFVVVDMPDVDGFAPDTVELPDASDAPLYVVTGLDRGDRMANWSPEEALPALAQEDRTPLLLTEGIHWVLQQPPILERNRCFMTIGSRLRKTNGALDARTPAIWISNGTGRDGRERRNAPKVGWCWWGNRHTWLGFASGTGRSS, from the coding sequence GTGACCGACAGTTCGTCCCACGCCACCGTGACCTCGCTCCCGCCGCTCACCACCCAGGCAGAGCGCCTGATCGAGCTCGGGGTGCACGAGCTCGCGGGGATACCCGCCGACGAGCTGCGCACCTTCGCGCAGGACGCCGGTGGCGGAGGCGGCGACACGCTGCTCGCCGTCCATCCGGACCGCGCCCCCGCGTCCGCCCTCGCCCCGCTGCTCCGTCACGACGGCAAGCCCGGTTTCGTGGTCGTCGACATGCCCGACGTCGACGGTTTCGCGCCCGACACCGTCGAGCTGCCCGACGCCTCCGACGCCCCGCTCTACGTCGTCACCGGCCTCGACCGCGGCGACCGCATGGCCAACTGGAGCCCGGAAGAGGCGCTGCCCGCCCTGGCCCAAGAGGACCGCACCCCGCTGCTGCTCACCGAAGGCATCCACTGGGTGCTCCAGCAGCCGCCGATCCTTGAGCGCAACCGCTGCTTCATGACCATCGGCTCCCGGCTGCGCAAGACGAACGGCGCCCTGGACGCCCGTACCCCGGCGATCTGGATCAGCAACGGCACTGGCCGCGACGGCCGCGAGCGGCGCAACGCCCCGAAGGTCGGCTGGTGTTGGTGGGGCAACCGCCACACGTGGCTGGGCTTCGCGTCCGGTACGGGCCGTAGCTCCTAG
- a CDS encoding Rrf2 family transcriptional regulator, which translates to MSGGVEWALHCCVVLTSVDEPVPATKLAELHDVSPSYLAKQLQALSRAGLVRSVQGKAGGYVLTREAASITVLDVVEAVDGPGPAFTCTEIRQRGPLATPAEACTTPCPIARAMAGADAAWREALRAVSIADLVQDVGATSGPAALPRVGAWLTTASQG; encoded by the coding sequence ATGTCCGGCGGAGTCGAGTGGGCCCTGCATTGCTGCGTCGTGCTCACGTCGGTCGACGAGCCCGTCCCGGCGACCAAGCTGGCGGAGCTGCACGACGTGTCGCCGAGCTACCTGGCCAAACAGCTCCAGGCCCTCTCCCGGGCCGGGCTCGTCCGCTCGGTCCAGGGCAAGGCGGGCGGCTACGTGCTCACCCGGGAGGCCGCCTCGATCACCGTGCTCGACGTGGTCGAAGCGGTCGACGGCCCCGGCCCTGCGTTCACCTGCACGGAGATCCGCCAGCGCGGCCCGCTGGCCACCCCGGCCGAGGCGTGCACCACGCCTTGCCCCATCGCCCGAGCGATGGCCGGGGCGGACGCGGCCTGGCGAGAAGCGCTGCGGGCCGTCTCGATCGCCGACCTGGTCCAGGACGTCGGCGCCACGTCCGGCCCCGCCGCACTGCCCCGCGTCGGCGCGTGGCTGACCACGGCGTCGCAGGGCTGA
- a CDS encoding SDR family oxidoreductase — protein sequence MKFAVIGGTGLIGSQVVRNLNAAGHEAVPHSQSTGVDVITGQGLDEAVAGADVVVNLTNSPTFDDASPAFFQTSMENLLAAARKGGVGHFVVLSIVGVDQVPELDYYRAKTLQEEILAAGPIPYSIVRATQFMEFMDAVLSWTADGDTVRLPATPIQPIAAADVAQAVTEVAAGAPLNGIRNIGGPEIFPLDELGRITLSHKGDSRTVVTDPTAGMFAAVQGDVLTDKDARLAPTRYADWLS from the coding sequence ATGAAGTTCGCGGTCATCGGCGGTACCGGACTCATCGGGTCGCAAGTCGTCAGGAATCTGAACGCCGCCGGGCACGAGGCGGTACCGCACTCGCAGTCCACCGGAGTCGACGTCATCACCGGCCAGGGACTGGACGAGGCGGTGGCGGGAGCGGACGTCGTCGTCAACCTGACGAACTCCCCGACCTTCGACGACGCCTCCCCGGCCTTCTTCCAGACCTCGATGGAGAACCTGCTGGCCGCGGCCCGGAAGGGGGGCGTCGGCCACTTCGTCGTCCTCTCGATCGTCGGCGTGGACCAGGTGCCGGAGCTGGACTACTACCGGGCCAAGACGCTCCAGGAGGAGATCCTCGCGGCCGGGCCGATCCCCTACTCGATCGTCCGGGCGACGCAGTTCATGGAGTTCATGGACGCCGTGCTGTCCTGGACCGCCGACGGCGACACCGTCCGGTTGCCCGCCACGCCGATCCAGCCCATCGCCGCCGCGGACGTGGCCCAGGCGGTGACGGAGGTCGCCGCGGGCGCCCCGCTGAACGGCATCCGCAACATCGGCGGCCCCGAGATCTTCCCCCTGGACGAGCTGGGCCGGATCACCCTGTCCCACAAGGGCGACAGCCGTACGGTCGTCACCGACCCCACCGCCGGCATGTTCGCCGCCGTCCAGGGCGACGTCCTCACCGACAAGGACGCCCGACTCGCCCCCACGCGCTACGCCGACTGGCTCTCCTGA